The Hyphomicrobium sp. MC1 genome window below encodes:
- a CDS encoding TetR/AcrR family transcriptional regulator, protein MASSKSTGTQERTALSPQRRPGQERVAALLEAAAVVIAEKGYDATTMAEVAARAGAQIGSLYRFFPNKDVLASALIERFHDRAGSFFDAIDQRAGELSVAELTDALLDLLGDLRSETQTIVALLEGRAELSDRRLEFRRELRKRIARTLINRCPKLRKGQAEDAAAVLLQNMKSIGALTKEIGNGVRPSALVELRVMTRHYLEKIFADAGCRE, encoded by the coding sequence ATGGCCTCAAGTAAGTCAACAGGGACGCAAGAGCGCACCGCCTTGAGCCCGCAGCGGCGGCCAGGGCAGGAGCGGGTGGCGGCGCTGCTTGAGGCGGCGGCAGTTGTCATCGCGGAAAAAGGCTATGACGCCACGACGATGGCGGAGGTCGCGGCGCGGGCGGGCGCGCAGATCGGGTCGCTTTATCGGTTTTTTCCCAACAAGGACGTTCTTGCGAGCGCGTTGATCGAACGGTTTCATGACAGGGCCGGTTCGTTCTTCGATGCGATCGATCAACGGGCAGGGGAGCTTTCCGTTGCCGAGTTGACCGACGCGTTGCTCGACCTGCTTGGAGATCTGCGATCGGAGACGCAAACCATCGTCGCGCTTCTGGAGGGCAGAGCAGAATTGTCAGACCGCCGGCTTGAGTTTCGCCGGGAGCTTCGCAAACGCATTGCGCGGACGCTCATCAATCGCTGTCCAAAGCTTCGCAAGGGTCAGGCTGAGGACGCGGCAGCAGTTCTGTTACAGAACATGAAGTCCATAGGTGCGCTGACGAAGGAGATTGGCAACGGCGTTCGGCCGAGCGCGCTTGTTGAGCTTCGTGTCATGACCCGGCACTATCTCGAGAAGATATTTGCGGACGCCGGTTGCCGGGAATAG
- a CDS encoding cobalamin-binding protein — protein MRSFPPRRLVCLTEETVETLYLLGEQDRIVGVSGYAVRPPEVRREKPRVSAFTSADIPKILALEPDLILAFSDLQAQIAADLARAGQEVHIFNQRDLAGIFAMIQTLGALIGCGDKAEALATSLALRIEAVRAETAGQKHRPRVYFEEWDDPLIAGLGWVSELIEIAGGDDIFSDLRRKAAAKDRIVSAETVIAQAPEVILASWCGKKVRPETIRRRPGWETIPAVVNNLVFEIKSSLILQPGPAALTDGLDAIRAAVRQALVTFKDN, from the coding sequence ATGCGCTCCTTTCCTCCTCGCCGGCTTGTATGCCTGACCGAAGAGACTGTCGAAACGCTCTATCTGCTCGGCGAGCAAGACCGCATCGTCGGCGTATCCGGATATGCCGTTCGCCCGCCGGAGGTCCGCCGCGAAAAACCCAGAGTTTCGGCATTTACCTCTGCCGATATCCCAAAGATACTCGCGCTCGAACCCGATCTCATCCTCGCGTTCTCCGACCTTCAGGCCCAGATCGCGGCCGATCTCGCGCGAGCCGGGCAAGAGGTGCACATTTTCAATCAGCGCGACCTCGCGGGGATCTTTGCGATGATCCAGACGCTTGGCGCACTCATCGGTTGCGGAGACAAAGCCGAAGCCCTCGCTACCTCGCTCGCACTACGGATAGAAGCCGTCCGCGCCGAAACAGCGGGACAGAAGCATCGTCCACGCGTCTATTTCGAGGAATGGGACGACCCGCTGATCGCCGGTCTGGGCTGGGTATCCGAACTTATCGAAATCGCAGGTGGCGACGACATCTTTTCCGACCTGCGCCGCAAAGCGGCCGCCAAGGACCGCATCGTATCCGCCGAAACGGTGATCGCCCAAGCGCCCGAGGTCATTCTCGCATCATGGTGCGGTAAGAAGGTACGCCCGGAGACGATCCGCCGCCGTCCGGGCTGGGAAACTATTCCTGCCGTCGTCAACAATCTGGTTTTTGAAATCAAATCGTCGCTAATTTTGCAGCCCGGACCGGCCGCACTCACCGATGGTCTCGATGCCATTCGCGCGGCGGTGCGACAGGCATTAGTCACATTCAAAGATAACTGA
- a CDS encoding MOSC domain-containing protein, translating into MQSLPHQSILAKLLAGPVGPGRLTWIGLRPSRKAPMLTPASALFVAGQGIEGDRYKTQRNGPRQVTLIAAEDLAAIASFMGRDVSPELLRRNLVTSRLNLNALKERRILIGEVVLEASGECAPCSQMEANLGPGGYNAVRGRGGLTARIITGGEVRLGDAIERVENWPPPAAT; encoded by the coding sequence GTGCAGTCGCTGCCTCACCAATCGATTCTGGCGAAATTACTGGCCGGTCCCGTGGGGCCGGGCCGGCTTACCTGGATCGGTCTTCGACCTTCCCGCAAAGCGCCGATGCTCACGCCAGCATCGGCGCTTTTCGTTGCGGGCCAAGGAATCGAGGGTGATCGCTACAAGACGCAGCGGAACGGTCCGCGACAAGTGACGCTCATTGCGGCTGAGGATCTCGCCGCGATAGCGTCGTTTATGGGTAGGGACGTTTCGCCGGAGCTGTTGCGGCGAAACCTCGTCACGAGCAGGCTCAATCTGAATGCCCTAAAGGAGCGGCGCATTCTGATCGGTGAGGTTGTCTTGGAGGCCAGCGGCGAGTGCGCGCCGTGCAGCCAGATGGAAGCGAACTTGGGGCCGGGAGGTTATAACGCCGTTCGTGGCCGCGGCGGACTGACGGCACGCATTATTACTGGTGGGGAAGTAAGACTGGGGGATGCGATCGAACGTGTTGAGAATTGGCCGCCGCCTGCCGCGACCTAA